One Anopheles marshallii chromosome 3, idAnoMarsDA_429_01, whole genome shotgun sequence genomic region harbors:
- the LOC128714271 gene encoding BLOC-1-related complex subunit 8 homolog, whose amino-acid sequence MNQKVSTVNDPELQAKVKKTTEKISENMHIIANEPSLAFYRIQEHVRKVIPLIVDRRAEVVQLQQDLQGKCYDMEYAISAVKDIEAADSSLKNVQELLKNAIFLKQQLKYVESRRPKKDTNSSVYKRLSAHITLDLPDLTDISGVVRETTNRVEHMMSQARNSNSNINNNPPAATNSTGGPAELQRSYTTLH is encoded by the exons ATGaatcaaaaagtttccacgGTTAACGACCCAGAATTGCAGGCCAAAGTGAAGAAAA CGACTGAGAAAATATCGGAGAATATGCACATCATTGCCAACGAGCCAAGTCTTGCGTTCTACCGCATTCAGGAACATGTTCGCAAGGTAATCCCGCTCATAGTAGACCGTCGAGCGGAAGTCGTTCAACTGCAGCAGGATCTACAGGGCAAGTGTTACGATATGGAATATGCGATAAG TGCCGTGAAGGATATCGAGGCAGCGGACTCTTCGTTGAAAAATGTTCAAGAACTGCTGAAAAACGCCATATTTCTCAAACAACAGCTTAAATACGTTGAATCCAGACGACCCAAGAAAGATACAAACAGTTCCGTGTACAAGAGACTTTCGGCACACATTACCCTGGACCTGCCCGACTTGACCGACATATCCGGAGTGGTGCGGGAAACAACCAACCGTGTGGAGCACATGATGTCACAGGCCCGGAATTCAAACagtaacataaacaacaaccCGCCGGCTGCAACGAACTCCACTGGAGGCCCTGCCGAACTGCAACGGTCATACACGACACTTCATTGA
- the LOC128711662 gene encoding very long-chain-fatty-acid--CoA ligase bubblegum: protein MPGEENGKVPSVTGPTGRILPADSYTSTDPTVPVKLRIAKEGLASLDPLSVPDLMNRTVRDHPNHPAMVFRNAQKQWQTVTYSEYRNRVHHMAKVFIKLGLEPHHTVAVLAFNSPEWFVSELSAIHAGGIITGVYTTNSAESVQHVLESSRAQIVVVDDAKQMEKICSIRQNLPNLKTVIQTMPPYAPYVKREDGYYRWSELEEMNVDDVEEEFNNRLANIAINQCCCLVYTSGTVGNPKGVMLSHDNFTWDSYAIGKRLHQIRYAEEVLVSFLPLSHVAAQMVDIFLTLQFACTVYFADKDAMKGTLLNTLQEAKPTRMLAVPRVYEKIQEKMLAIGAQSGAAKKLVAGWAKSVTLQHHLDAMEGKPTNSWQYRLVKNYILSKVKDALGFSRCLTLATAAAPMDRETKKYFMSLDLPINEAFGMSETSGAHSLTAPDSYNFDTIGKPLGGLETKIDKPDERGHGEICMRGRHILMGYIGEEGKTHEAVDEDGWLHSGDVGYVDESGFMYITGRIKELIITAGGENIPPVHVENLVKNELPYVSNAFLVGDKRKFLTMLITLKTQMNLDTGAPKDELTPETIIALKELGVEYGKLSEVHAAGPCPKVLKAIQEGIDRANAKAISNAQKIQKFALLKEDFSVPGGELGPTLKIKRNIVVEKNKDVIEKFYS from the exons ATGCCTGGGGAAGAGAACGGCAAGGTTCCGTCGGTGACGGGACCAACGGGACGTATCCTACCGGCCGATAGCTACACATCGACCGATCCAACCGTACCGGTGAAGTTGCGCATAGCAAAGGAAGGTTTGGCTTCGCTCGATCCACTGTCCGTCCCGGACCTGATGAACCGTACCGTGCGCGACCATCCCAACCATCCGGCGATGGTGTTCCGAAACGCCCAAAAGCAGTGGCAAACTGTCACTTACAGCGAGTATCGCAACCGTGTCCATCATATGGCGAAGGTGTTCATCAAACTCGGGCTCGAGCCCCACCATACAGTGGCCGTGCTGGCGTTCAACAGCCCGGAATGGTTCGTTTCCGAGCTTTCGGCGATTCATGCTGG CGGCATCATTACCGGCGTGTACACGACCAACTCGGCTGAATCGGTGCAACATGTGCTTGAAAGCTCCCGGGCCCAGATCGTGGTGGTGGACGATGCAAAACAGATGGAGAAAATCTGTTCGATTCGTCAGAACCTGCCGAACCTGAAAACAGTCATACAAACGATGCCACCGTACGCACCGTACGTCAAGCGGGAGGATGGCTACTATCGC TGGTCCGAATTGGAAGAAATGAACGTAGATGACGTGGAGGAAGAGTTTAACAATCGTCTCGCGAACATAGCCATCAACCAATGTTGCTGCTTGGTGTATACG TCTGGTACGGTCGGTAATCCAAAGGGCGTTATGCTTAGCCACGACAATTTCACTTGGGATTCGTATGCGATCGGCAAGCGGCTCCATCAAATTCGTTACGCCGAGGAGGTGCTCGTGTCCTTTCTGCCACTCAGCCACGTCGCCGCCCAGATGGTAGACATCTTCCTAACGCTGCAGTTCGCCTGCACCGTATACTTTGCCGATAAGGATGCGATGAAGGGTACGCTGCTGAACACGCTGCAGGAAGCGAAACCGACGCGTATGCTAGCGGTGCCCCGTGTGTACGAGAAGATCCAGGAAAAGATGCTCGCGATCGGGGCCCAGAGCGGTGCGGCGAAGAAGCTGGTGGCCGGTTGGGCAAAAAGCGTTACGCTGCAGCACCATCTGGACGCGATGGAAGG AAAACCGACAAACTCGTGGCAATATCGCCTGGTGAAGAACTACATCCTGTCGAAGGTAAAAGATGCGCTGGGATTCAGCCGCTGCCTAACATTGGCTACAGCGGCCGCACCAATGGACCGTGAAACGAAAAAGTACTTCATGAGCCTCGATCTACCGATCAACGAGGCTTTCGGTATGTCAGAAACATCCGGTGCGCATTCGCTGACGGCACCGGATAGCTATAACTTCGATACGATCGGTAAACCACTCGGTGGTCTCGAGACGAAAATCGACAAACCGGACGAGAGGGGACACGGCGAAATATGCATGCGAGGCCGTCACATACTGATGGGGTACATAggagaggaaggaaaaactcaCGAAGCTGTTGACGAGGACGGATGGTTGCATTCGGGCGATGTGGGATACGTAGATGAGTCCGGTTTTATGTACATCACGGGACGCATCAAG GAACTTATTATCACCGCGGGCGGTGAAAACATCCCGCCAGTGCACGTGGAGAATCTCGTCAAGAATGAGCTACCGTACGTGAGCAATGCGTTCCTCGTGGGTGATAAGCGCAAATTCCTTACCATGCTGATAACGCTCAAAACGCAAATGAACCTCGATACCGGTGCACCGAAGGATGAGCTAACGCCGGAGACGATCATTGCGCTGAAGGAACTTGGCGTCGAATATGGCAAACTGAGTGAAGTACATGCTGCAGGTCCCTGCCCGAAG GTTTTGAAAGCCATTCAGGAAGGAATCGATCGCGCGAATGCGAAAGCCATCTCGAACGCGCAGAAGATTCAAAAGTTTGCCCTACTGAAGGAAGACTTTTCCGTGCCTGGTGGTGAGCTCG GTCCTACGCTGAAGATCAAACGTAACATCGTGGTGGAAAAGAACAAGGACGTTATTGAAAAGTTCTACTCGTAG
- the LOC128713588 gene encoding prostaglandin reductase 1-like: protein MVLAKKWIYVKRPDGEPKPTDFSIEEEELPELESGDFLVETLYFSLDAGLRGYMEIGILPVGSPVIGMVIAKVIESRNESFPRDAHVCARIGWCTHAILNPTKRKDQTLYQVPELEGYSPAIGLGALGLSGNTAYFGFLEICKPKQGETVVVSAAAGAVGHLVGQIAKTMGCYVVGVAGSEEKLRVLKKLGFDAVINYRAGSVREQLVNATPKGVDCYFDNVGGELTELVRERMNLYGRISVCGTVSSYNGKPAPVTDPQRDFVTKQLRQEGFVVFRWLNRWQEGITQMLEWIKEKKLVHLETVYEGFENAPDAFIKMLRGDNIGKSVLKV, encoded by the exons ATGGTGCTGGCAAAGAAATGGATATACGTTAAGCGCCCGGATGGCGAACCCAAACCGACGGATTTCTCCATTGAGGAAGAAGAACTACCTGAACTGGAATCTGGAG ATTTTCTCGTTGAAACGTTGTACTTCAGTCTCGATGCCGGCCTCCGTGGGTACATGGAGATTGGTATACTGCCGGTCGGTAGTCCAGTGATCGGTATGGTGATCGCGAAAGTGATCGAATCAAGGAACGAATCGTTTCCGCGTGATGCACATGTGTGCGCCCGAATAGGTTGGTGTACCCATGCCATCCTCAATCCGACCAAGCGCAAAGACCAAACGCTCTATCAGGTGCCCGAGCTGGAGGGATATTCTCCCGCGATCGGGCTAGGTGCGCTCGGTCTGTCTGGCAATACAGCGTATTTCGGGTTTCTGGAAATTTGTAAACCGAAGCAGGGTGAAACGGTGGTCGTAAGTGCGGCTGCCGGTGCGGTCGGACATTTGGTCGGCCAAATAGCCAAAACAATGGGCTGTTACGTAGTAGGCGTTGCTGGATCGGAAGAAAAGCTGCGCGTTCTTAAGAAGCTCGGTTTTGATGCCGTCATCAACTATCGTGCCGGCTCTGTTCGGGAACAATTGGTTAATGCCACACCGAAAGGCGTCGACTGTTACTTTGACAATGTTGGCGGTGAGCTAACGGAGCTGGTACGAGAACGGATGAATCTTTACGGTCGAATTTCCGTGTGTGGCACTGTGTCGAGCTACAATGGGAAACCGGCCCCGGTAACGGATCCGCAGCGTGATTTTGTCACCAAGCAACTGCGCCAGGAAGGGTTCGTTGTGTTCCGATGGCTGAACAGGTGGCAGGAGGGCATCACACAAATGCTAGAGTGGATCAAGGAGAAAAAGCTGGTGCATCTAGAAACGGTGTACGAGGGCTTTGAAAATGCGCCGGATGCGTTTATAAAAATGCTGCGTGGTGATAACATTGGAAAGTCCGTCCTTAAGGTGTAA
- the LOC128710774 gene encoding COP9 signalosome complex subunit 2, which yields MSDIDDDFMCDDDDDDYGLEYSEDSNSEPDVDLENQYYNSKALKEEAPQDALKSFQKVLDLENGEKGEWGFKALKQMIKLNFKLQNYQEMMARYKQLLTYIKSAVTRNHSEKSINSILDYISTSKNMELLQNFYETTLEALKDAKNDRLWFKTNTKLGKLYFDRNDFGKLQKILKQLHQSCQTDDGEDDLKKGTQLLEIYALEIQMYTVQKNNKKLKALYEQSLHIKSAIPHPLIMGVIRECGGKMHLREGEFEKAHTDFFEAFKNYDESGSSRRTTCLKYLVLANMLMKSGINPFDSQEAKPYKNDPEILAMTNLVMAYQNNDIMEFEAILRNNRNNIMADQFIREHIEDLLRNIRTQVLIKLIRPYTKITIPFISSELNIEPAEVESLLVSCILDNTIQGRIDQVNQVLELNKEARCGERDIAIEKLATQINSVQAAIINKMA from the exons ATGTCAGACATTGACGACGATTTCATgtgcgacgatgatgatgatgattacggATTG GAATACTCCGAAGACAGCAACTCGGAACCGGATGTGGATTTGGAAAATCAAtactacaacagcaaggcCCTGAAAGAGGAAGCTCCCCAAGATGCGTTGAAATCGTTCCAAAAGGTGCTGGATCTGGAGAATGGCGAGAAAGGCGAATGGGGCTTTAAGGCGCTCAAACAGATGATAAAGCTAAACTTTAAGCTCCAAAACTATCAGGAAATGATGGCACGCTACAAACAACTGTTGACGTACATCAAGAGCGCTGTAACGCGAAACCATTCGGAGAAGTCGATCAATTCGATTCTGGATTATATTTCTACGTCAAAAAAT ATGGAACTGTTACAAAATTTCTATGAAACTACGCTGGAAGCACTGAAGGATGCGAAAAACGATCGGCTAtggttcaaaacaaacaccaaactaGGCAAGCTGTACTTCGACCGGAATGATTTCGGCAAGCTGCAGAAAATCCTCAAACAGTTGCACCAATCCTGCCAGACGGACGATGGTGAAGACGATCTGAAGAAGGGCACACAGCTACTCGAGATATACGCCCTCGAAATTCAAATGTACACGGTacagaagaacaacaaaaagctgaAGGCACTGTACGAGCAGTCGCTGCACATTAAGTCCGCCATTCCGCATCCGCTGATTATGGGCGTGATTCGGGAGTGCGGTGGCAAGATGCATCTGCGGGAGGGTGAGTTCGAGAAAGCACACACGGACTTTTTTGAGGCGTTCAAAAACTACGACGAGTCCGGATCGTCCCGCAGGACGACCTGCTTGAAGTACCTTGTGCTAGCGAACATGCTGATGAAGTCCGGCATCAATCCGTTCGATTCGCAGGAAGCGAAACCGTACAAGAATGATCCGGAGATTCTGGCCATGACGAATCTGGTGATGGCGTACCAGAACAATGACATCATGGAGTTCGAAGCAATCCTGCGCAACAACCGGAACAACATTATGGCGGATCAGTTTATACGGGAGCACATCGAGGATTTGTTGCGCAACATACGTACGCAGGTGTTGATCAAATTGATCCGACCGTATACAAAGATTACGATTCCTTTCATATCGAGCGAGCTGAATATTGAACCGGCCGAGGTGGAAAGTTTGCTTGTTTCCTGCATACTGGACAA CACGATCCAGGGACGTATCGATCAGGTAAATCAAGTACTGGAATTGAACAAAGAAGCCCGTTGCGGCGAACGAGATATTGCCATCGAGAAGCTGGCCACGCAGATTAATTCCGTACAGGCGGCCATTATCAACAAGATGGCCTGA